In Drosophila subpulchrella strain 33 F10 #4 breed RU33 unplaced genomic scaffold, RU_Dsub_v1.1 Primary Assembly Seq77, whole genome shotgun sequence, one genomic interval encodes:
- the LOC119562633 gene encoding Krueppel homolog 2 isoform X2, with amino-acid sequence MTTPTDQPQRFDSAAINSSEEPPTQQEQPQQSQSQNVQTKLLQHFQTNRIDSALWALRLLVIFFTVSYVLPIFTSQQSAFSKVLLANAAISALRLHQRVPAFSFSREFLTRLFGEDSCHYMMYSLIFFNIRQSLLVLIPVMLYSILHASSYSLKLLDLIGHNSWWGARFIISIVEFQAANILKATAFCEIFIMPYAIVLTFMSHAGLMTPIIYYHYLVMRYSSRRNPYPRTAFAELRIIFEALAARSPPAVGKIIRGGIGFVNRLAPPQPQPQPAPAQQ; translated from the exons ATGACGACACCCACCGACCAACCTCAGCGGTTTGATAGCGCCGCGATCAACAGCTCCGAAGAACCCCCAACACAGCAGGAGCAACCGCAGCAATCTCAATCGCAAAATGTGCAGACTAAGCTCTTGCAGCATTTTCAGACAAACCGCATCGATTCGGCGCTGTGGGCCCTGCGGCTGCTGGTCATCTTCTTCACAGTCAGCTATGTGTTGCCCATCTTCAC TTCTCAACAGAGCGCATTTAGTAAGGTCCTGCTGGCCAATGCGGCTATATCTGCCCTGCGTTTGCATCAGAGAGTGCCCGCGTTCTCCTTCAGCCGGGAATTCCTTACCCGATTGTTTGGGGAGGACTCGTGTCACTATATGATGTACTCCCTCATCTTCTTCAACATCCGCCAATCGTTGCTTGTTCTGATCCCTGTGATGCTCTATTCGATTCTGCATGCATCCAGCTACTCGCTCAAGCTGCTCGAT CTGATTGGTCACAACTCGTGGTGGGGTGCTCGTTTTATCATATCCATTGTCGAGTTTCAAGCGGCAAATATTCTGAAAGCCACCGCTTTCTGCGAGATCTTCATCATGCCCTATGCAATTGTGCTGACCTTCAT GAGTCACGCAGGATTGATGACCCCCATTATTTACTATCACTATCTGGTAATGCGCTACAGCTCGCGCCGTAATCCCTATCCGCGCACCGCTTTTGCCGAGCTTCGTATAATCTTTGAGGCGCTGGCTGCCCGATCGCCGCCCGCTGTCGGCAAGATCATTCGCGGAGGCATCGGGTTTGTCAACCGCCTAGCGCCGCCACAGCCACAGCCACAGCCGGCCCCTGCCCAACAATAA
- the LOC119562633 gene encoding Krueppel homolog 2 isoform X1: MCTHEELKICSDDPIITSDTPIETYPKNQKTENRRGIKHRSDSIMTTPTDQPQRFDSAAINSSEEPPTQQEQPQQSQSQNVQTKLLQHFQTNRIDSALWALRLLVIFFTVSYVLPIFTSQQSAFSKVLLANAAISALRLHQRVPAFSFSREFLTRLFGEDSCHYMMYSLIFFNIRQSLLVLIPVMLYSILHASSYSLKLLDLIGHNSWWGARFIISIVEFQAANILKATAFCEIFIMPYAIVLTFMSHAGLMTPIIYYHYLVMRYSSRRNPYPRTAFAELRIIFEALAARSPPAVGKIIRGGIGFVNRLAPPQPQPQPAPAQQ, translated from the exons ACCGAAAACCGAAGAGGAATCAAGCACAGAAGCGACTCCATTATGACGACACCCACCGACCAACCTCAGCGGTTTGATAGCGCCGCGATCAACAGCTCCGAAGAACCCCCAACACAGCAGGAGCAACCGCAGCAATCTCAATCGCAAAATGTGCAGACTAAGCTCTTGCAGCATTTTCAGACAAACCGCATCGATTCGGCGCTGTGGGCCCTGCGGCTGCTGGTCATCTTCTTCACAGTCAGCTATGTGTTGCCCATCTTCAC TTCTCAACAGAGCGCATTTAGTAAGGTCCTGCTGGCCAATGCGGCTATATCTGCCCTGCGTTTGCATCAGAGAGTGCCCGCGTTCTCCTTCAGCCGGGAATTCCTTACCCGATTGTTTGGGGAGGACTCGTGTCACTATATGATGTACTCCCTCATCTTCTTCAACATCCGCCAATCGTTGCTTGTTCTGATCCCTGTGATGCTCTATTCGATTCTGCATGCATCCAGCTACTCGCTCAAGCTGCTCGAT CTGATTGGTCACAACTCGTGGTGGGGTGCTCGTTTTATCATATCCATTGTCGAGTTTCAAGCGGCAAATATTCTGAAAGCCACCGCTTTCTGCGAGATCTTCATCATGCCCTATGCAATTGTGCTGACCTTCAT GAGTCACGCAGGATTGATGACCCCCATTATTTACTATCACTATCTGGTAATGCGCTACAGCTCGCGCCGTAATCCCTATCCGCGCACCGCTTTTGCCGAGCTTCGTATAATCTTTGAGGCGCTGGCTGCCCGATCGCCGCCCGCTGTCGGCAAGATCATTCGCGGAGGCATCGGGTTTGTCAACCGCCTAGCGCCGCCACAGCCACAGCCACAGCCGGCCCCTGCCCAACAATAA